A genomic region of Herbaspirillum sp. DW155 contains the following coding sequences:
- a CDS encoding FAD-binding oxidoreductase: MSAEATLARLQDLLGSAGLITAASERQPYEHGPRYGAGQALCVARPADVAQAAELMRLCAAERIRLVPQGANTGLVGAASPDSSGLQVILSMERIKGVIDIDPVDGVVQAWAGTRLSDLNQALAPHGLCFPIDLGADPSVGGMLAANTGGARLIRYGDVRHNTLGLQALLMHPPGELLEMGNRLHKNNTGPDWKQLFIGTAGSYGIVTQAVLRAHPLPRQRATALIVPSSLEAGLRLLQDAQAQFADFLSAFEGISRNALASVLRHLPQVSAPFDPLPEYALLVEVSSSAQASEHFDLDKLFMAWLERHFDDAILDAVVDKPETLWRLRHAISDSVKQEGKVVAFDISVSRSRMPSFRTEALALVARDFAGAEVFDFGHWGDGGVHFNLAIAPSQQPQFPPERIDALRTALYDLVVQGYQGSFSAEHGIGPFNQHYYQRYTQHAQRALAGRMQTVFDPHCLLGNTRFT; the protein is encoded by the coding sequence TGGGCTGATCACTGCGGCATCCGAACGCCAGCCCTATGAACACGGTCCGCGCTATGGCGCCGGACAGGCGCTGTGCGTGGCGCGCCCGGCCGATGTGGCGCAGGCCGCCGAGCTGATGCGCCTGTGTGCTGCCGAGCGAATCCGCCTGGTGCCGCAGGGCGCCAACACCGGCCTGGTCGGCGCGGCCTCGCCCGACAGTTCCGGCCTGCAAGTGATCCTGAGCATGGAGCGCATCAAGGGCGTGATCGATATCGATCCGGTCGATGGCGTGGTGCAGGCCTGGGCCGGCACGCGCCTGTCGGACCTGAACCAGGCACTGGCGCCGCACGGGCTGTGCTTTCCCATCGACCTGGGTGCCGATCCCTCGGTGGGTGGCATGCTGGCGGCCAATACCGGCGGTGCGCGCCTGATCCGCTATGGCGACGTGCGCCACAACACGCTGGGTCTGCAAGCCCTCCTGATGCATCCGCCCGGCGAACTGCTGGAGATGGGCAACCGCCTGCACAAGAACAATACCGGCCCGGACTGGAAGCAGCTCTTCATCGGCACTGCCGGCAGTTACGGCATCGTCACGCAAGCGGTGCTGCGCGCGCACCCATTGCCGCGCCAGCGCGCCACTGCCTTGATCGTGCCATCTTCGCTCGAAGCAGGTCTGCGCCTGCTGCAGGATGCCCAGGCGCAGTTCGCCGATTTCCTCTCGGCCTTCGAAGGTATCTCGCGCAATGCCCTGGCCTCGGTGCTGCGCCATTTGCCGCAAGTGAGCGCGCCGTTTGATCCGCTGCCCGAGTATGCGTTGCTGGTGGAAGTGAGTTCGTCGGCCCAGGCCAGCGAACACTTCGATCTCGACAAGCTCTTCATGGCCTGGCTGGAACGCCATTTCGATGATGCCATCCTCGATGCCGTGGTCGACAAGCCCGAGACCCTGTGGCGCCTGCGCCATGCCATCAGCGATAGCGTCAAGCAGGAAGGCAAGGTCGTCGCCTTCGACATCTCGGTCTCGCGCTCGCGCATGCCGTCCTTCCGTACCGAGGCACTGGCCCTGGTGGCACGCGACTTCGCCGGTGCCGAGGTATTCGACTTCGGCCACTGGGGCGATGGCGGCGTGCATTTCAACCTGGCCATCGCACCGTCGCAGCAGCCGCAGTTCCCGCCCGAACGCATCGACGCCCTGCGCACCGCGCTCTATGACCTGGTGGTGCAAGGCTATCAGGGCAGCTTCAGCGCCGAGCACGGCATCGGTCCCTTCAACCAGCATTACTACCAGCGTTATACGCAGCACGCCCAGCGCGCGCTGGCGGGTCGCATGCAGACGGTATTCGATCCGCACTGCCTGCTGGGCAATACGCGCTTCACATGA
- the gcvA gene encoding transcriptional regulator GcvA: MRRFIPSTSCLIAFDTSARHMSFTKAANELHMTQGAVSRQVAILEEYLNVKLFERINRRLILTEAGRDYAAQVSTILKQIEMATFQVMTYNSLASVLNLAILPTFGVKWLIPRLAKFAAAHPDVLLNLSTEVLPFDFNTRQVDAAIHFGEPDWPDTVMVRLMGEEVVPVCSKALAERLGSVDDLANLTLLQHTTRPQAWQDWFRHVGVDCPNALSGPRFEQLAMVIQAAVAGMGVALMPKFMVETEIGLGQLHVPFPLAVKSPQSYYLVYPEKNAGKAAILKFREWILNEAQGG; the protein is encoded by the coding sequence ATGCGCCGTTTCATCCCGTCAACGTCCTGCCTGATCGCCTTCGATACCTCGGCCCGGCACATGTCGTTCACCAAGGCGGCCAATGAATTGCACATGACGCAGGGTGCGGTGAGCCGTCAGGTGGCGATTCTGGAGGAATACCTCAACGTCAAGCTGTTCGAGCGCATCAACCGGCGCCTGATCCTCACCGAAGCCGGGCGCGACTATGCGGCCCAGGTCTCCACCATCCTGAAGCAGATCGAGATGGCGACCTTCCAGGTCATGACCTACAACAGCCTGGCCAGCGTGCTCAATCTGGCGATCCTGCCGACCTTCGGCGTGAAGTGGCTGATCCCGCGCCTGGCCAAGTTCGCCGCCGCCCATCCGGACGTGCTGCTGAACCTGAGCACCGAAGTGCTGCCCTTCGATTTCAATACGCGCCAGGTGGATGCCGCCATCCACTTCGGCGAACCCGACTGGCCCGATACGGTGATGGTGCGTCTGATGGGCGAGGAAGTGGTGCCGGTCTGCAGCAAGGCACTGGCCGAACGCCTGGGCAGCGTGGACGATCTGGCCAACCTCACGCTGCTGCAGCACACCACGCGTCCGCAAGCCTGGCAGGACTGGTTCCGCCACGTTGGCGTGGATTGTCCCAATGCCTTGTCGGGGCCGCGTTTCGAGCAACTGGCCATGGTCATCCAGGCCGCCGTGGCCGGCATGGGCGTGGCGCTCATGCCCAAGTTCATGGTCGAGACCGAGATTGGCCTGGGGCAATTGCACGTACCTTTCCCGCTGGCGGTGAAGAGTCCGCAATCCTATTACCTCGTCTATCCCGAAAAGAATGCCGGCAAGGCCGCCATCCTCAAGTTCCGCGAGTGGATTCTGAACGAAGCGCAAGGCGGCTGA
- a CDS encoding aldehyde dehydrogenase family protein: MSSPRIFSTLGADFSAYAGNDLVIRSPRDGEVIAQLKAQTPADAEAAIAGAQQAFLAWREVPAPVRGELVRVLGEVLREHRDELGALVTQEAGKILSEGLGEVQEMIDICDFAVGLSRQLHGLTIASERPGHRMMETWHPLGVVGVITAFNFPVAVWAWNAALALVCGNAVVWKPSEKTPVTALAVQALFAKAVARFSAQRPNLVPAQLCGLLIGGADLGETLSRSAAVPLVSATGSVRMGRKVATVVAERLGRSLLELGGNNAMIVAPSADLNLALRAITFSAVGTAGQRCTSLRRLFVHSSIHDQVVAQIKRIYASVKVGDPLQGDTLVGPLIDQAAFDAMQAALAQAREQGGEVTGGERVDVMGQQSWYVRPALVTMPGQTAIMHHETFAPILYIVRYDELSDAIAMNNAVPQGLSSAIFTNDMREAELFVSAVGSDCGLANVNIGTSGAEIGGAFGGEKETGGGRESGSDAWKNYMRRATNTINYSKTLPLAQGVKFDID; this comes from the coding sequence ATGTCTTCTCCACGCATCTTCTCCACCCTGGGTGCCGACTTCTCGGCCTACGCCGGCAACGATCTGGTGATCCGTTCGCCGCGCGATGGCGAGGTCATCGCGCAACTCAAGGCGCAGACGCCGGCCGACGCCGAAGCGGCCATCGCCGGTGCGCAGCAAGCCTTCCTGGCCTGGCGCGAAGTACCGGCGCCGGTGCGCGGCGAACTGGTGCGCGTGCTGGGTGAAGTGCTGCGTGAGCATCGCGACGAACTCGGTGCCCTGGTCACTCAGGAAGCCGGCAAGATCCTCTCCGAAGGTTTGGGCGAGGTGCAGGAAATGATCGATATCTGCGACTTCGCCGTGGGCCTGTCGCGCCAGTTGCATGGCCTGACCATCGCCTCCGAGCGTCCCGGCCACCGCATGATGGAAACCTGGCATCCGCTGGGCGTGGTGGGCGTGATCACCGCCTTCAATTTCCCGGTCGCGGTGTGGGCGTGGAATGCCGCGCTGGCGCTGGTGTGCGGCAATGCCGTGGTATGGAAGCCTTCCGAAAAAACACCGGTCACCGCACTGGCCGTGCAAGCCCTGTTCGCCAAGGCCGTGGCGCGTTTTTCGGCACAGCGTCCGAACCTGGTGCCGGCACAACTGTGCGGCCTGCTGATCGGCGGCGCCGATCTCGGCGAGACCCTCTCGCGCTCGGCCGCCGTGCCGCTGGTGAGCGCCACCGGCAGCGTGCGCATGGGCCGCAAGGTCGCCACCGTCGTGGCCGAACGCCTGGGCCGCAGCCTCCTGGAACTGGGCGGCAACAATGCCATGATCGTCGCGCCCTCGGCCGACCTGAACCTGGCATTGCGCGCCATCACCTTCTCGGCCGTGGGCACCGCCGGTCAGCGCTGCACCAGCCTGCGCCGCCTGTTCGTCCACAGCAGCATCCATGATCAGGTGGTGGCGCAGATCAAGCGCATCTATGCCAGCGTGAAGGTCGGTGATCCGCTGCAGGGCGATACCCTGGTCGGCCCGCTGATCGATCAGGCTGCCTTCGATGCGATGCAGGCCGCGCTGGCGCAGGCCCGCGAGCAGGGCGGTGAAGTCACCGGCGGTGAACGCGTGGATGTGATGGGCCAGCAGTCCTGGTACGTGCGTCCGGCACTGGTCACCATGCCCGGCCAGACCGCGATCATGCACCACGAGACCTTCGCGCCCATCCTCTACATCGTCAGGTACGATGAACTGAGCGACGCCATCGCCATGAACAACGCCGTGCCGCAGGGCTTGTCCTCGGCCATCTTCACCAATGACATGCGCGAGGCCGAGCTGTTCGTTTCGGCCGTGGGCAGCGACTGCGGACTGGCCAACGTCAACATCGGCACCAGCGGTGCGGAAATCGGCGGCGCCTTCGGCGGCGAAAAGGAAACCGGCGGGGGCCGCGAATCCGGATCGGACGCCTGGAAGAACTACATGCGCCGCGCCACCAACACCATCAACTACAGCAAGACCCTGCCACTGGCGCAGGGTGTGAAGTTCGATATCGACTAA
- a CDS encoding ABC transporter substrate-binding protein: MKTLAVTCAIAATLIATGAQAQTKTIYVGMNGGTMEKNYTASIFPDFEKANNVKVVVVPGTSSDIIAKMQAQRDKPQMHVAFLDDGIMYRAINMSLCEKVKDAAVLKDVYPFARLANDQAVAIEMGVLGIGYNKKLFAEKGWPAPTSWMDFADPRYKQKVVFQSISASTFGLYGFMMFNRLVGGTDKNVDPGFKKWGSTVGPNVVEYLSSSAKISEMVQTNEAAIFPLTVTGIANLKDKGIPAEFATPKEGGVLLMTGACPIKGNSEPELAQKLVEYLLTPAVQTKSMALTNSIPVNRNVPLSEAAQAKLGKSEVLTKNLNTVDWDTINEKRSEWNNRWNRMIEQ; the protein is encoded by the coding sequence ATGAAGACCCTGGCAGTGACCTGTGCAATCGCTGCGACCCTGATCGCCACTGGCGCGCAGGCGCAGACCAAGACCATTTACGTCGGCATGAACGGCGGCACGATGGAGAAGAACTACACCGCCTCGATCTTCCCCGACTTCGAGAAGGCCAACAACGTCAAGGTGGTGGTGGTGCCCGGCACCTCCTCCGACATCATCGCCAAGATGCAGGCCCAGCGCGACAAGCCGCAGATGCACGTGGCCTTCCTCGATGACGGCATCATGTACCGCGCCATCAACATGAGCCTGTGCGAAAAGGTCAAGGACGCCGCCGTGCTCAAGGATGTCTATCCCTTCGCGCGCCTGGCCAATGACCAGGCCGTGGCCATCGAGATGGGCGTGCTCGGCATCGGCTACAACAAGAAGCTGTTCGCCGAGAAGGGCTGGCCGGCACCGACCTCGTGGATGGATTTTGCCGATCCCAGGTACAAGCAGAAGGTCGTCTTCCAGTCGATCTCGGCCAGTACCTTCGGCCTGTATGGCTTCATGATGTTCAATCGCCTGGTGGGCGGTACCGACAAGAACGTCGACCCCGGCTTCAAGAAGTGGGGCAGCACCGTCGGCCCCAACGTGGTGGAGTATCTCTCCAGCTCGGCCAAGATTTCCGAGATGGTGCAGACCAATGAAGCGGCCATCTTCCCGCTGACCGTGACCGGCATCGCCAACCTGAAGGACAAAGGTATCCCCGCCGAATTCGCCACCCCCAAGGAAGGCGGCGTGCTGCTCATGACCGGTGCCTGCCCCATCAAGGGCAACAGTGAACCCGAACTGGCCCAGAAGCTGGTGGAATACCTGCTGACCCCGGCCGTGCAGACCAAGAGCATGGCGCTGACCAACTCGATTCCGGTCAACCGCAACGTGCCCCTGTCCGAGGCGGCGCAAGCCAAGCTGGGCAAGAGCGAGGTGCTGACCAAGAACCTCAACACCGTGGACTGGGACACCATCAACGAAAAGCGCTCCGAGTGGAACAACCGCTGGAACCGCATGATCGAGCAATAA
- a CDS encoding PLP-dependent aminotransferase family protein produces the protein MTAAYRFNPAFQSPQGSPIRELFKYTQQPGMISFAGGYPAPSLFDTQGLARSAATLLDSAAAACLQYGATEGAAQLSQVLREVTCARLGGADPGELIVTTGSQQGFELLLRILLEPGDGVVIERPCYPAAIQALRLAGADLMEIPGDEQGMDTDALEAMLQAGARPKLLYLVPSFANPTGATLPLARRRHLLALAVRYRFIVIEDDPYGQLRFTGQAEPPLLQVAQEIEGARDWLVYLSSLSKIVAPGLRIGWMCGPSEILRRAVIAKQTGDLCTAPWMQMVAAQYLQAGHLDAHLPHIIATYRERCAIMLSSLREAFGDRLSLIAPEGGMFIWASWQDGTDATALLQAAVRHNVMYVPGSAFYATQADEGHWRLSFANARPAEIIEGVARLKQAREEWMRMQA, from the coding sequence ATGACCGCAGCCTATCGTTTCAATCCGGCTTTCCAGTCGCCCCAGGGATCGCCCATCCGGGAGCTGTTCAAATATACGCAGCAGCCCGGCATGATCTCCTTTGCCGGCGGTTATCCGGCGCCGTCGCTGTTCGATACGCAAGGGCTGGCACGCAGCGCCGCTACCCTGCTCGACAGTGCGGCGGCGGCCTGCCTGCAATACGGCGCCACCGAAGGCGCAGCGCAACTTTCGCAGGTGCTCAGGGAGGTCACGTGTGCGCGCCTCGGTGGCGCCGATCCGGGCGAGCTGATCGTCACCACCGGTTCACAGCAGGGCTTTGAACTGCTGTTGCGCATCCTGCTGGAACCGGGCGATGGCGTGGTCATCGAGCGGCCTTGCTATCCGGCGGCGATCCAGGCCTTGCGCCTGGCCGGTGCCGATCTGATGGAAATCCCCGGTGACGAACAGGGCATGGATACCGATGCCCTGGAAGCCATGCTGCAGGCGGGTGCCCGACCCAAGCTGCTATACCTGGTGCCGAGCTTTGCCAATCCGACCGGTGCCACCTTGCCGCTGGCGCGGCGCCGTCATTTGCTTGCGCTGGCGGTGCGTTACCGGTTCATCGTGATCGAGGATGATCCCTACGGCCAGCTGCGTTTTACCGGACAGGCCGAACCGCCGCTGTTGCAGGTCGCGCAAGAGATCGAGGGCGCGCGCGACTGGCTGGTCTACCTGTCCAGTCTTTCCAAGATCGTGGCACCGGGTTTGCGTATCGGCTGGATGTGCGGCCCGTCGGAAATCCTGCGCCGTGCCGTCATCGCCAAGCAGACCGGCGACCTGTGCACCGCGCCGTGGATGCAGATGGTGGCGGCGCAGTATCTGCAGGCCGGCCATCTCGATGCACATCTGCCGCACATCATCGCCACCTACCGCGAGCGCTGCGCGATCATGCTGTCGTCTTTGCGCGAGGCCTTCGGCGATCGGCTCTCGCTGATCGCACCGGAAGGCGGCATGTTCATCTGGGCCAGCTGGCAGGATGGCACGGACGCCACCGCGCTGTTGCAGGCCGCCGTGCGCCACAACGTGATGTACGTGCCCGGCAGCGCCTTCTACGCGACGCAGGCCGACGAGGGCCACTGGCGGCTGTCCTTCGCCAATGCCCGGCCCGCCGAGATCATCGAAGGCGTGGCCCGTCTGAAGCAGGCACGGGAGGAATGGATGCGCATGCAAGCATGA
- a CDS encoding HoxN/HupN/NixA family nickel/cobalt transporter, with amino-acid sequence MFQSLRTLLNDAAPELRNKVIAIYAFLIFFNVAVWIAAYLAFRQTPLLLGTAFLAYGFGLRHAVDADHIAAIDNVTRKLMQDGKKPVAVGLMFSLGHSTVVILACLLLALSAMALKTHLDAFHEIGGIIGTLVSAFFLLLIAVLNLIVLRSVWRKFRDLRNGKPYVEEDVDLLLGNRGFMARIFRPMFNLITRSWHMYPLGFLFGLGFDTATEISLLGISATQTANGLPIWTILLFPLLFTAAMSLIDTTDGILMLGAYGWAFVKPVRKLYYNMSITFVSVLVAVVVGSIEVLGLLADKLELSGAFWDFIGGLSDSFGVIGYVIIGVFMGGWLLSLLIYKWRRYDELDLPPASDIS; translated from the coding sequence ATGTTTCAATCCTTGCGCACCCTGCTCAATGACGCCGCTCCCGAACTGCGGAACAAGGTCATCGCTATCTACGCCTTCCTGATTTTCTTCAACGTTGCCGTCTGGATCGCCGCCTATCTGGCCTTCAGGCAGACGCCCCTGTTGCTGGGCACGGCGTTCCTGGCCTATGGCTTTGGTCTGCGGCACGCGGTCGATGCCGATCACATCGCCGCCATCGACAACGTGACCCGCAAGCTGATGCAGGATGGCAAGAAGCCGGTGGCGGTGGGCCTGATGTTTTCGCTGGGCCACTCGACGGTGGTGATTCTGGCCTGCCTGCTGCTGGCCTTGAGTGCGATGGCGCTCAAGACGCACCTGGACGCCTTCCACGAAATCGGCGGCATCATCGGGACGCTGGTCTCGGCCTTTTTCCTGTTGCTCATCGCGGTGCTGAACCTGATCGTGCTCAGGTCGGTCTGGCGCAAGTTCCGCGACCTGCGCAATGGCAAGCCTTACGTTGAAGAGGATGTGGACCTGCTGTTGGGCAATCGCGGCTTCATGGCACGCATCTTCCGGCCGATGTTCAATCTCATCACGCGCAGCTGGCACATGTATCCGCTGGGCTTCCTGTTTGGCCTGGGCTTCGATACCGCCACCGAAATTTCCCTGCTCGGCATCTCGGCGACCCAGACGGCCAACGGCTTGCCGATCTGGACCATCCTGCTGTTCCCGCTGCTCTTTACTGCCGCCATGTCGCTGATCGACACCACGGACGGCATTCTCATGCTGGGTGCGTATGGCTGGGCCTTCGTCAAGCCGGTGCGCAAGCTCTACTACAACATGAGCATTACCTTCGTGTCGGTGCTGGTGGCGGTGGTGGTGGGCAGTATCGAAGTGCTGGGGCTGCTGGCGGACAAGCTGGAATTGTCCGGCGCGTTCTGGGACTTCATCGGTGGGCTCAGCGACAGCTTTGGCGTGATCGGTTACGTCATCATCGGCGTCTTCATGGGCGGCTGGCTGCTGTCGTTGCTGATCTACAAGTGGCGGCGCTATGACGAGCTGGATCTGCCGCCCGCCTCCGATATCAGCTGA
- the nikR gene encoding nickel-responsive transcriptional regulator NikR encodes MQRWTISVDDDLAAEFDKFVDSKGYSNRSEAFRDLVRKELGQTELDEGKSRWCVATVSYIYDHHERMLANRLTQLQHEHHDVAIASQHVHLDHDNCLETVILKGRVDEVRACADGIIAQTGVRHGNVHIVPVEMKKEKYVRATHGHGHVHFHPKS; translated from the coding sequence ATGCAGCGCTGGACAATTTCGGTCGATGACGACCTGGCGGCAGAGTTCGACAAGTTCGTCGACAGCAAGGGTTACTCGAACCGCTCCGAAGCCTTCCGCGACCTGGTGCGCAAGGAACTGGGACAGACGGAACTGGACGAGGGCAAGTCGCGCTGGTGCGTGGCCACGGTCAGCTACATCTACGATCACCATGAACGCATGCTGGCCAATCGGCTGACCCAGCTGCAGCATGAGCATCATGATGTCGCCATCGCTTCCCAGCATGTCCATCTGGATCACGACAATTGTCTGGAGACGGTGATTCTGAAGGGGCGCGTGGACGAAGTGCGCGCCTGCGCCGACGGCATCATTGCACAGACCGGCGTGCGGCATGGGAACGTGCACATCGTCCCGGTCGAGATGAAGAAGGAAAAATACGTACGCGCCACCCACGGGCATGGCCACGTTCATTTCCATCCCAAGTCTTGA
- a CDS encoding sigma-54 dependent transcriptional regulator produces MHASHRSAHLYALPSSPEGDGELAARTSSPLLTLPHARKLGTSIRATAQVFHDPASLALLERVQRVAPSDANVVIIGATGTGKELIARHVHALSARRDAPFVAVNCGAFSESLAESELFGHEKGAFTGAIAHKAGWFEAANGGTLFLDEIGDLPLAIQVKLLRVLQEREVVRLGSRRSIPIDVRIIAATNVRLQDAVAAGHFRQDLYYRLQVVQLAIPRLRERPADILPLAYHFLHEYRQRLGYGATRIDAEGERKLRQHDWPGNIRELENAIHHALLICQDDALRPEHFHLSHVERRADHAAATVSYGSGDPLHGLELALQTLFNQSQDGLFEKIEDTIFRTAFEFCERNQVQAARLLDISRNVLRARLIRNGQISALK; encoded by the coding sequence ATGCACGCCAGCCATCGCTCTGCCCATCTCTATGCGCTGCCCTCTTCGCCAGAGGGTGACGGCGAGCTTGCAGCGCGCACTAGCTCGCCGCTGCTGACCCTGCCGCATGCGCGCAAGCTGGGCACTTCCATTCGCGCTACCGCGCAGGTGTTCCATGATCCGGCCTCGCTGGCCTTGCTGGAACGCGTGCAGCGCGTGGCGCCCAGCGACGCCAATGTGGTCATCATCGGCGCCACCGGTACCGGCAAGGAACTGATCGCGCGCCATGTCCATGCATTGAGCGCACGGCGCGATGCGCCTTTCGTGGCGGTGAACTGCGGGGCGTTTTCGGAGAGCCTGGCCGAGAGCGAATTGTTCGGCCACGAGAAGGGCGCCTTCACCGGCGCCATCGCTCACAAGGCCGGATGGTTCGAGGCCGCCAATGGCGGCACCCTGTTCCTCGACGAGATCGGCGACCTGCCGCTGGCCATCCAGGTCAAACTGTTGCGGGTGCTGCAGGAACGCGAAGTGGTGCGACTCGGTTCACGCCGCAGCATCCCCATCGACGTGCGCATCATTGCCGCCACCAACGTGCGCCTGCAGGATGCGGTGGCCGCCGGGCATTTCCGCCAGGACCTGTATTACCGGCTGCAGGTGGTGCAGCTGGCCATCCCGCGCCTGCGCGAACGGCCGGCCGACATCCTGCCGCTGGCGTATCACTTCCTGCATGAATATCGCCAGCGGCTGGGCTACGGCGCCACCCGCATCGATGCCGAGGGTGAACGCAAGCTGCGCCAGCACGACTGGCCGGGCAACATCCGCGAACTGGAAAACGCCATCCACCATGCGCTGCTGATCTGCCAGGATGACGCCCTGCGGCCCGAACACTTCCATCTCTCGCATGTGGAACGCCGCGCCGATCATGCCGCCGCGACGGTCTCATACGGTAGCGGCGATCCGCTACATGGACTTGAGCTGGCCTTGCAGACGCTGTTCAACCAGTCCCAGGACGGCCTGTTCGAAAAAATCGAGGACACCATCTTCCGCACTGCCTTCGAATTTTGCGAACGCAACCAGGTGCAGGCGGCGCGCCTGCTGGACATCAGTCGCAACGTGCTGCGTGCGCGACTGATCCGCAACGGGCAGATTTCGGCATTGAAATGA
- the msuE gene encoding FMN reductase codes for MSRPLQVVIVAGSGRRPSRTLGLLHAIAAQLGQHLAIRTEVVALSDLSGQLLGATELEQLPDAVRQKIAAIGAADLLLAGSPVYRGSYSGLFKHLFDLVPQESLFGKPVLLAATGGSDRHALVIDHQLRPLFAFFQTLTLPLGVYANAHEFDNETITSQSLRERIALTVQRALPVLQTLATSTAPG; via the coding sequence ATGAGCCGTCCCCTGCAAGTCGTCATCGTCGCCGGAAGCGGCCGCCGTCCTTCACGTACCCTGGGCCTGCTGCATGCCATCGCGGCGCAGCTGGGCCAGCACCTGGCCATCCGGACCGAGGTGGTGGCGCTGTCCGACCTGAGCGGCCAGTTGCTCGGCGCGACGGAACTGGAGCAGTTGCCCGACGCGGTGCGCCAGAAGATCGCCGCCATCGGCGCCGCCGACCTGCTGCTGGCCGGCAGTCCCGTCTATCGCGGTTCCTATTCGGGTTTGTTCAAGCACCTGTTCGACCTGGTGCCGCAGGAGTCGCTCTTCGGCAAGCCCGTGCTGCTGGCCGCTACCGGTGGCAGCGACCGGCACGCGCTGGTCATCGACCACCAGTTGCGTCCGCTGTTCGCCTTCTTCCAGACACTGACCCTGCCTCTGGGCGTGTATGCCAATGCCCACGAATTCGACAACGAAACCATTACCAGCCAGTCCTTGCGGGAACGCATCGCACTGACCGTGCAGCGTGCGCTGCCGGTGCTGCAGACGCTGGCAACAAGCACAGCCCCGGGATAG